Proteins co-encoded in one Planctomycetota bacterium genomic window:
- the rpiB gene encoding ribose 5-phosphate isomerase B codes for MRIAVGSDHRGVSARLRLIGLLERLGNTVVDCGCPTTDPVDYPDIAADVAGRVSHGTVDRGILLCCTGVGMAIAANKLPGVRAVTCGDEVTAELSRRHNDLNVLCLSAEMVGPELQEKIIRTWLDTPFEGGRHARRVAKIKALEPHCGDGG; via the coding sequence ATGCGGATCGCCGTCGGCAGTGACCACCGGGGGGTTTCCGCCCGGCTGCGCTTGATCGGTCTGCTCGAGCGCCTCGGCAACACGGTCGTCGACTGCGGCTGCCCGACGACCGATCCGGTCGACTATCCCGACATCGCCGCCGACGTGGCCGGCCGGGTGAGCCACGGCACGGTCGACCGCGGCATCCTCCTCTGCTGCACCGGCGTGGGGATGGCGATCGCTGCCAACAAGCTCCCCGGCGTCCGCGCCGTGACCTGCGGCGACGAGGTGACGGCCGAGCTGAGCCGGCGGCACAACGACCTCAACGTCCTCTGCCTGTCGGCGGAGATGGTGGGGCCGGAGCTGCAGGAAAAGATCATCCGCACCTGGCTCGACACGCCGTTCGAGGGGGGCCGCCACGCCCGCCGGGTGGCGAAGATCAAGGCCCTCGAGCCCCACTGCGGTGACGGCGGCTGA
- a CDS encoding helix-turn-helix domain-containing protein, with amino-acid sequence MTSSFNVPVVLRAIRTNLSLTQEQLAERLGVSFATVNRWEGGTTKPQKAALAAIEALASEAGVGDEPEAAVPTAARPRRKRASAAVPTTKPMEQMLWDAACSIRGEKDAAKFKDYLLPLLFLKRLSDVFDDEVARLADEYGDRTTALEIAESDHSLLRFYLPPEARWAVISGREQYEWPVDERGRSTAPRGFGEHLTKAVRAVVKHNPSLSGVIDIVDFAAERNGEPDINPAKLRGVVETFSDPRYRLGLADVQPDFLGRAYEFLLRKFAEGAGQSAGEFFTPTEVGFLMAHILRPRPGETCHDYACGSAGLLIKLQLVARELDPTSKVPLKLSGQELGAESFAVARMNAIIHDMDVDLARGDTMINPKFLDAASRIRGHDIVVANPMWNQPFSPELFGNDPFDRFQPAGGITSGKGDWAWLQHTLACLDDDGRAAVVLDTGAVTRGSGSQNEDKERNIRKWFVDNDLIDGVILLPENLFYNTNAAGVIVIIARRKATSRKGRIALLNASRRFIKGKPKNYLPEKDIRLLAGIYAKGEPVVGELTIITNEQAKEADYNLSPSRWVSTAAPEEGDALAVVLDQFETALAAEAEASRDLVPLLAKLRELAR; translated from the coding sequence ATGACATCTTCATTCAACGTCCCCGTCGTCCTGCGAGCGATCCGCACGAATCTGTCCCTGACCCAAGAACAGCTCGCCGAGCGGCTCGGCGTCTCGTTCGCCACGGTGAATCGGTGGGAGGGCGGCACCACGAAGCCGCAGAAGGCGGCGTTGGCCGCGATCGAGGCACTCGCCTCCGAGGCGGGCGTCGGTGATGAGCCAGAGGCTGCGGTGCCGACGGCGGCGCGACCACGGCGGAAGCGTGCGTCGGCGGCCGTGCCGACGACGAAGCCGATGGAGCAAATGCTGTGGGATGCCGCCTGCTCGATCCGTGGCGAGAAGGATGCGGCGAAGTTCAAGGACTATCTGCTGCCGCTCCTGTTCCTCAAGCGGCTCTCGGACGTGTTCGACGACGAGGTGGCCCGCCTCGCCGATGAATACGGCGATCGCACCACCGCGCTCGAGATCGCGGAGTCGGACCATTCGCTCCTCCGCTTCTACCTGCCGCCCGAGGCCCGATGGGCGGTGATCAGTGGCCGCGAGCAATATGAATGGCCTGTCGATGAGCGTGGTCGATCGACTGCCCCGCGCGGGTTTGGTGAGCACCTCACGAAGGCAGTGCGGGCCGTCGTCAAGCACAACCCGTCGCTCTCCGGCGTGATCGACATTGTTGATTTCGCGGCTGAACGGAACGGTGAGCCGGACATCAACCCGGCGAAACTGCGAGGAGTCGTCGAGACGTTCTCCGACCCCCGTTATCGTCTCGGCCTCGCGGATGTGCAGCCTGATTTCCTCGGCCGGGCGTACGAGTTCCTGCTCCGCAAGTTCGCCGAAGGAGCAGGGCAGAGCGCCGGCGAGTTTTTCACGCCGACGGAGGTGGGCTTCCTCATGGCCCATATCCTACGGCCGCGGCCGGGCGAGACATGCCACGACTATGCGTGCGGTTCAGCCGGCCTGCTGATCAAGCTCCAGCTCGTCGCCCGGGAGCTGGACCCCACTAGCAAGGTGCCGCTCAAGCTGTCGGGGCAGGAGCTCGGGGCCGAGAGCTTCGCCGTGGCCCGGATGAACGCGATCATCCACGACATGGACGTCGACCTCGCCCGGGGCGACACCATGATCAACCCGAAGTTTCTGGATGCGGCCAGCCGGATTCGCGGTCACGACATCGTCGTGGCCAATCCGATGTGGAACCAGCCGTTTTCGCCCGAGTTGTTCGGCAACGATCCGTTCGACCGATTTCAGCCTGCGGGCGGGATCACCAGCGGCAAGGGTGACTGGGCTTGGCTCCAGCACACGCTCGCCTGCCTCGATGACGACGGTCGTGCAGCCGTTGTGCTCGACACCGGCGCCGTGACGCGAGGCTCTGGATCGCAGAATGAAGACAAAGAGCGGAACATCCGCAAATGGTTTGTGGACAATGACCTTATCGACGGCGTCATCCTCTTGCCCGAAAATCTCTTCTACAACACGAACGCGGCCGGTGTGATCGTGATTATCGCAAGGCGCAAGGCCACCTCCCGCAAAGGGCGCATTGCGCTGCTGAACGCTAGCCGCCGGTTCATCAAAGGCAAGCCGAAGAACTACCTGCCAGAAAAGGACATTCGGCTTCTTGCCGGAATCTATGCGAAGGGCGAGCCTGTAGTCGGCGAACTCACGATCATCACGAACGAGCAAGCCAAAGAAGCTGACTACAACCTGAGTCCAAGTCGCTGGGTGAGTACAGCGGCGCCGGAAGAAGGGGATGCCCTTGCCGTAGTGCTTGATCAGTTTGAGACCGCGCTGGCCGCAGAAGCCGAGGCATCGCGAGACCTCGTGCCCTTGCTCGCGAAACTGCGGGAGTTGGCGCG